One window from the genome of Bacteroidales bacterium encodes:
- a CDS encoding helix-turn-helix domain-containing protein: protein MEIITFESQTFQDLIKKIDGINASIEKAIGRPILGDDWLDIQDTCQLLKVSKRTLQTYRDNGTLSFSQIGGKIYFKASDLRSHLEKHYIKAFK from the coding sequence ATGGAAATTATCACCTTCGAATCCCAGACATTTCAGGATCTCATCAAAAAAATTGATGGCATCAATGCAAGCATCGAAAAAGCTATTGGCAGACCCATTCTTGGTGACGATTGGCTTGACATCCAGGACACTTGTCAGCTGTTAAAAGTATCAAAACGAACCCTCCAAACCTACCGTGACAACGGTACGCTGAGCTTTTCCCAGATCGGTGGCAAAATATACTTCAAAGCCTCCGACCTCCGTTCACACCTCGAAAAGCACTACATCAAAGCCTTCAAATAG
- a CDS encoding SLC13 family permease, which yields MNQIQIITLIIFGITYIGIIFTRLPWINIDRPSAAFFGAVAMILFGVISFEEAMFAIDFNTITLLLGTMIIITTLKLDGFFSLIAHKTMAFAKNQFRLLVIITFVTGISSAFMVNDAVVLLFTPVIIMICSSYKINPLPFLIAEILASNAGSVMTITGNPQNMIIGMNSQIPYGLFLLHLLPVAFLSMSVIVFVVRMLYPANFSNKTPLKISGDKFDYNFKSMRVSVPIFFTVLILFFTGHYLNISIPMIALIGGSLILIFGKIKPSKIIKEVDWVLLLFFVSLFIVVKAVENAGLMAYLVSSNPLADNMSGVLTLHGISFVASQIVSNVPFTIAILPLMKSIHSDVLWLALASASTLAGNATIIGAMANLIVIESAKNYNIKIKFFEFFKAGIITTLLTFIISLGVLWTEMLLGVL from the coding sequence ATGAACCAGATTCAAATTATAACCTTAATCATTTTTGGTATTACCTATATCGGGATAATCTTTACGCGTTTGCCATGGATAAATATTGACCGGCCTTCGGCAGCTTTTTTCGGTGCAGTGGCGATGATATTGTTTGGCGTGATAAGTTTCGAAGAAGCGATGTTCGCCATTGATTTTAATACCATCACGCTCTTGCTGGGCACGATGATTATTATTACTACTTTGAAACTCGACGGTTTTTTTTCGCTCATAGCACACAAAACGATGGCTTTTGCAAAAAACCAGTTTCGTCTTTTGGTAATTATAACTTTTGTAACGGGCATCTCCAGCGCTTTTATGGTGAACGATGCTGTAGTGTTGTTGTTTACTCCCGTAATAATCATGATATGCTCTTCTTACAAAATAAACCCTCTCCCTTTTTTGATTGCTGAGATTCTGGCTTCCAATGCAGGCAGCGTGATGACGATAACCGGCAACCCTCAAAACATGATTATTGGCATGAATTCACAGATACCTTATGGGCTTTTTCTCCTGCATTTATTACCGGTGGCATTTCTAAGTATGAGTGTAATTGTATTTGTTGTAAGGATGTTATATCCGGCAAACTTCAGCAATAAAACGCCTTTGAAAATTTCGGGAGACAAATTTGACTATAATTTTAAATCCATGAGAGTGTCTGTCCCGATTTTTTTCACGGTTTTAATTTTGTTTTTTACAGGGCATTATCTGAATATATCCATCCCGATGATAGCGCTCATAGGAGGTTCACTTATTCTGATTTTCGGGAAAATAAAACCATCAAAAATTATTAAGGAAGTTGACTGGGTGTTGCTTTTGTTTTTTGTATCTTTATTTATTGTGGTGAAAGCTGTCGAAAATGCAGGGCTGATGGCTTATCTTGTATCTTCAAACCCGCTTGCAGATAATATGTCTGGAGTTTTAACGCTGCATGGTATTTCGTTTGTCGCTTCACAAATAGTCAGCAATGTTCCGTTCACCATTGCGATATTGCCACTGATGAAAAGCATACATTCCGATGTATTATGGCTGGCACTGGCCTCGGCATCAACACTGGCAGGTAATGCAACCATCATTGGCGCCATGGCAAACCTGATTGTGATTGAATCGGCAAAAAATTACAATATCAAAATAAAGTTTTTCGAATTTTTTAAGGCAGGCATCATCACAACATTATTAACCTTTATTATATCTTTAGGAGTACTATGGACTGAAATGTTGCTGGGAGTGTTGTAA
- a CDS encoding helix-turn-helix domain-containing protein — MEVITMEAMAFNQIMARFDKLEQFIEEKKKIQPLNETWLNIDETCRFLKVSKRTLQTYRDNGKLSFSQIGGKIYFKASDIEDHLKKNYFKAFNK; from the coding sequence ATGGAAGTAATCACTATGGAAGCTATGGCCTTTAATCAGATCATGGCTCGTTTCGACAAGCTCGAACAATTTATCGAAGAGAAAAAAAAGATTCAACCTTTAAATGAAACCTGGTTGAATATTGATGAAACTTGCCGATTTCTTAAAGTTTCAAAACGCACACTTCAAACCTATCGTGACAACGGAAAATTAAGTTTTTCGCAGATCGGGGGTAAAATTTATTTCAAAGCCAGTGACATAGAAGATCACCTGAAAAAAAACTATTTCAAGGCATTCAATAAATAA
- a CDS encoding nucleotidyl transferase AbiEii/AbiGii toxin family protein, translating into MIDQKTFSIGWLNEVSVKNRNADKTLIEKVCRAFAVLEGLSESGIEFVFKGGTALMLLSGSTKRLSIDIDIVVPEHIALLPKVEKAVLNKGFVKTEEQGRKAKSEIDKAHFKFYYEPVHKTALDLDYVLLDVLYETPKYRHLKKVKIATPFILNTADALEVNVPGFEDILGDKMTAFAPNTTGVTYTKGGNSTAMEICKQLYDIGMLFDKAEDMETVRRTFHEFALTEAKYRGLQISADDVLEDIYQTALCISTRGQDGKGDFAALLEGINRVRAYIFSEPYHIERAIPDAAKAAYLSSLVRSDKTHIEKYVQPEQIRDAIIDQPFNTKLNKLKKTNPEAFFYWFQACELMKKFTK; encoded by the coding sequence ATGATAGATCAAAAAACATTTAGCATAGGATGGCTTAACGAGGTGTCTGTAAAAAACAGGAATGCCGATAAAACCCTGATAGAAAAAGTCTGCAGGGCTTTTGCTGTGTTAGAAGGACTCAGCGAAAGCGGGATAGAATTTGTTTTCAAGGGCGGAACCGCACTGATGCTGCTCAGCGGAAGCACTAAAAGACTATCCATTGATATTGACATCGTTGTACCGGAGCATATAGCATTATTACCCAAAGTTGAAAAGGCTGTTTTAAACAAAGGTTTCGTAAAAACTGAAGAGCAGGGCCGGAAGGCAAAGTCGGAGATCGACAAAGCACACTTCAAGTTTTATTATGAGCCTGTACATAAAACAGCACTTGATCTGGATTATGTGTTGCTGGATGTGCTTTATGAAACACCAAAATACAGGCATTTAAAAAAGGTGAAGATAGCCACCCCCTTTATTCTGAATACCGCTGATGCTTTAGAAGTGAATGTGCCAGGGTTCGAAGACATACTCGGTGATAAAATGACAGCTTTTGCACCTAACACAACGGGAGTCACATATACAAAGGGAGGCAACAGCACCGCGATGGAAATATGTAAGCAGTTGTATGACATAGGGATGTTGTTTGACAAGGCTGAAGATATGGAAACTGTTCGGAGAACTTTCCATGAATTTGCCTTGACAGAAGCTAAATACCGTGGCTTGCAAATCAGCGCGGATGATGTTCTCGAAGATATTTATCAGACTGCCTTATGCATCAGCACCAGAGGCCAGGACGGTAAAGGCGATTTTGCAGCATTGCTGGAGGGGATAAACCGGGTGCGAGCATATATATTCTCCGAGCCATATCATATTGAAAGAGCAATTCCCGATGCAGCCAAGGCAGCATACCTGTCAAGCCTGGTAAGATCGGATAAAACACATATCGAAAAATATGTTCAACCGGAACAAATCAGGGACGCCATCATCGACCAGCCATTCAACACGAAGCTAAACAAACTGAAAAAGACAAACCCTGAGGCATTCTTTTACTGGTTTCAGGCCTGTGAACTGATGAAGAAGTTCACGAAATAA
- a CDS encoding SpoIID/LytB domain-containing protein, giving the protein MKKIKLLLLSLMFYFPLAGTAGTFLDVSIFSSYQINALNFTVVTGKYTLFDADKMITDIVRDETLTFKIKNDSILVSKGTKYLGAFTSLYISGTALLNNFKIKPLNKGISERCYDDDLRLTAADGFFLLTNHVELENYVAGVVQSEGGGSSKDHEFFQVQAITCRTYALNNIKKHAKEGFNLCDSIHCQLYNGRCKNNEILASVYKTAGEVIVDKGNNMISAAFHANSGGMTVNSEDIWKIPTSYLKAVADTFSIKMPGSTWEYQILQNNWLEYLSSRFNYPVNDPVKKEYALNFKQENRKVFFSDSILLSTIRFDLGLKSTWFSIEHQGAYLIFKGKGHGHGVGLSQQGAIRMAQLGYNFIDIIKFYYKDVEVVNYDELMIK; this is encoded by the coding sequence ATGAAAAAAATCAAATTGCTTCTTTTGTCCTTGATGTTTTATTTCCCGCTGGCTGGCACAGCCGGCACTTTTCTGGATGTGAGTATCTTCTCCTCTTATCAGATAAATGCATTAAATTTTACTGTTGTTACAGGTAAATACACCCTTTTCGATGCCGATAAAATGATTACCGACATTGTAAGAGATGAAACACTCACATTCAAAATAAAAAATGATAGCATACTGGTGAGCAAGGGTACTAAATACCTGGGCGCTTTTACTTCTCTGTACATCAGCGGCACCGCCTTGCTTAATAATTTTAAAATCAAGCCTCTGAATAAGGGCATCTCCGAACGATGTTACGATGACGATTTGAGGCTTACAGCTGCAGATGGTTTCTTTTTGCTGACCAATCATGTAGAGCTTGAGAATTATGTGGCCGGCGTGGTGCAATCCGAAGGCGGCGGCAGTTCTAAAGACCATGAATTTTTTCAGGTGCAGGCTATCACCTGCCGCACCTATGCCCTTAACAACATAAAAAAACACGCAAAAGAAGGTTTTAATTTGTGCGACAGCATTCATTGCCAGCTATACAATGGGCGCTGTAAAAACAATGAAATACTTGCCTCTGTCTATAAAACTGCCGGAGAGGTTATTGTGGATAAAGGTAACAATATGATTTCTGCGGCATTTCATGCAAATTCGGGAGGTATGACTGTCAACTCCGAAGATATCTGGAAGATACCTACTTCTTACCTCAAAGCTGTTGCGGATACGTTTTCGATCAAAATGCCCGGGTCAACATGGGAGTACCAGATATTGCAGAACAACTGGCTTGAATACTTGTCAAGCCGTTTTAATTACCCCGTGAATGACCCTGTTAAAAAAGAATATGCGCTTAATTTCAAACAGGAAAACCGAAAAGTTTTTTTCTCCGACAGCATTTTACTGAGCACAATTCGCTTTGACCTTGGCCTTAAATCAACATGGTTTTCCATTGAACATCAGGGCGCATATCTCATTTTTAAAGGGAAAGGCCATGGACATGGTGTGGGATTAAGCCAGCAGGGAGCCATACGTATGGCACAGCTGGGATACAATTTTATTGACATCATTAAATTTTATTATAAGGACGTGGAAGTTGTAAATTATGACGAGCTGATGATTAAATGA
- a CDS encoding site-specific integrase, which produces MATVKVIRKSEKTNNSKQAPLYLRIIKDRKPKYVALGILLKKEEWDEGKSRVTKKHYNSGYLNKYIAKKVLEAETLSLDLDKGTKFITSKKIKEDIMGKPPTDFFIYAQKFITMYENSRSYGVYKKVKTVVDKLKKYNNDAPLMINEIDYTFLKKYEDYLVKKKKNGQNTITSNFKVIRKLINEAVNENIITRNDNPFYKIKLKNEPSKREFLTEEELETIEKLNLPVGTNICDYRNAYVFATYAGGLRISDILQLKWQNFDGERLNLIMAKTNRQLNIKLPGKAIEIINIYKKEDSKSEHFIFPFLRNDKDYSSPKVLLNSLSSATTMANHALIKIAKKAKIKKHLSFHTSRHTFATRALRKGIRIEYVSKLLGHASIKETQVYAKIVNEELDKAMEVFDIVPLKPEENKKE; this is translated from the coding sequence ATGGCTACAGTCAAGGTAATCAGAAAATCTGAAAAAACAAATAATAGTAAACAGGCGCCCTTATATTTAAGAATTATTAAGGACCGCAAACCAAAATATGTGGCCTTGGGTATTTTACTTAAAAAAGAAGAATGGGATGAAGGTAAATCCAGAGTGACCAAAAAACATTATAATTCAGGGTATTTGAATAAGTACATTGCTAAAAAAGTTCTCGAAGCTGAGACACTAAGCCTTGATCTGGATAAGGGAACAAAATTCATTACTTCCAAAAAGATAAAGGAAGACATTATGGGAAAGCCGCCAACGGATTTCTTTATCTATGCACAGAAATTTATTACAATGTATGAAAACTCCAGAAGTTACGGTGTGTATAAGAAAGTAAAAACGGTTGTTGATAAATTGAAGAAATATAATAATGATGCCCCTTTGATGATAAATGAAATTGATTATACCTTTCTTAAAAAATATGAAGATTATTTAGTGAAAAAGAAAAAAAATGGTCAGAATACCATCACCAGTAATTTTAAGGTCATCAGGAAACTCATCAATGAGGCCGTCAATGAGAATATCATTACGCGTAATGATAACCCTTTTTATAAGATCAAGTTAAAGAATGAACCATCTAAAAGGGAATTTCTTACCGAAGAAGAACTTGAAACCATTGAAAAACTTAATTTACCGGTGGGCACCAATATCTGCGATTATCGCAATGCTTATGTTTTTGCCACGTATGCCGGTGGTTTGCGAATTTCTGACATTCTCCAACTCAAATGGCAAAATTTTGATGGCGAACGCCTTAATCTGATAATGGCCAAGACAAACCGTCAGTTAAACATTAAATTGCCTGGCAAAGCTATTGAGATCATCAATATTTATAAAAAGGAAGACAGCAAGTCTGAGCATTTTATTTTCCCTTTCCTTCGTAATGACAAAGATTATTCATCGCCCAAGGTGCTTCTTAATTCTTTGTCTTCTGCCACTACCATGGCCAATCATGCTTTGATTAAAATTGCTAAAAAAGCAAAAATAAAGAAACATTTGAGCTTTCATACAAGCCGTCATACTTTTGCTACCCGGGCGCTTCGTAAGGGCATCAGGATAGAGTACGTTTCAAAATTATTGGGCCATGCAAGTATCAAGGAAACCCAGGTCTATGCTAAGATCGTAAATGAAGAACTTGACAAGGCAATGGAAGTTTTTGATATAGTACCTTTAAAACCCGAAGAGAATAAAAAGGAATAA
- a CDS encoding ComEC family competence protein encodes MFWNRYPLIRLMLPFLCGVLTEVVLSIHILIPLYVFLLLLALMSAFTFFLQKKLAFSLRWLTGMLITIFFILAGYQVAALRAPENNNDFFAKYTQEPTYAIITLTEPPQLKEKSCKMIAEVNHVRDSTGWKSTSGKAVIYFEKDSFSEKLKYGDKLLIKAFFTEVMPPANPMEFNYKQYLAHRGIFYQAYVKSNTHLLIAVDEGGSIPGFAYRLRDKLLKILSEEGISGSEYAVISAMLLGNTDNLDPETIKSYQGSGAMHILSISGLHVGVVFIVLNFLLQFLDKFRHGKIPKAILLLLCIWLYALITGMSPSVLRATAMFSFVIVGKAFRQPPNIYNTLAASALLLILFNPFIITAVGFQLSYLAVIGIVTIYPFIYKAWSPKYKIIDKVWSLIAVSLAAQLATFPLCLLYFHQFPNYFLLANIVAVPLSGLVIYLGLAALALSAVPVLSALISKALVFSLKLLNGSVDFIEKLPYSVSDAIYISFAGMILIYLLIIMLSFFLYKKSGKAFSGSLAVLFILLIFVSFRQAHSLEQKLIVVYNINKHTAVDFVDGQRCFFVGDSLLLNDAKKQAFHIYNERVHLKVDEVTPIMLNASYEDSKKNTFYKKAGFVYFAGKKLGFISKTVFNTKLITLDYLLLLQNVDMKIEDIMKQYKFKLLIMDASNSVRNIEKWIQECNNLGIPYYVTRRAGAWIENVNHSNK; translated from the coding sequence ATGTTCTGGAACCGCTACCCTTTAATTCGGTTGATGTTGCCGTTTTTGTGCGGTGTTTTGACAGAAGTGGTTTTGAGCATTCATATTTTAATTCCCCTATACGTATTCCTTTTGTTGCTGGCGCTGATGAGTGCCTTCACTTTTTTCCTACAGAAAAAGCTGGCCTTTTCGCTGCGTTGGCTGACGGGTATGCTGATAACAATTTTTTTTATTTTGGCAGGGTATCAGGTGGCAGCCCTGCGCGCTCCGGAAAATAACAATGATTTTTTTGCAAAATATACTCAAGAACCCACTTATGCGATAATCACTTTAACTGAGCCTCCCCAATTAAAAGAGAAGTCATGTAAGATGATTGCGGAAGTGAATCATGTAAGAGACAGCACCGGATGGAAAAGCACTTCAGGAAAAGCGGTGATATATTTTGAAAAAGACTCATTCTCCGAAAAATTAAAATACGGTGACAAACTTCTGATTAAGGCATTTTTTACAGAGGTTATGCCTCCTGCCAATCCTATGGAGTTCAACTATAAACAGTATCTCGCTCATCGTGGTATTTTTTATCAGGCTTATGTGAAAAGCAATACTCATTTGCTGATTGCAGTTGATGAAGGCGGCAGCATTCCCGGCTTTGCATATCGCCTCAGGGATAAGCTTTTGAAGATACTATCTGAAGAGGGAATTTCAGGCAGCGAATATGCCGTGATATCTGCCATGCTGCTGGGAAATACCGACAACCTGGACCCCGAAACCATCAAGAGTTATCAGGGCAGTGGCGCCATGCACATCCTTAGTATTTCGGGATTGCATGTCGGAGTGGTGTTTATAGTGCTGAACTTTTTATTGCAGTTTCTCGATAAATTCAGGCATGGTAAAATTCCCAAAGCCATACTTCTTCTTTTATGCATATGGCTTTATGCTCTGATAACCGGCATGTCTCCATCAGTGCTGCGCGCAACAGCCATGTTCAGTTTTGTTATCGTGGGGAAAGCATTTCGTCAACCTCCAAACATTTATAATACCCTTGCGGCATCTGCCCTGTTGTTGATTTTGTTTAATCCTTTTATCATTACGGCAGTGGGGTTTCAGCTTTCTTACCTTGCAGTGATTGGCATAGTAACGATTTATCCTTTTATTTATAAGGCCTGGAGCCCTAAATATAAGATTATTGATAAAGTTTGGTCGTTGATTGCAGTTTCTCTTGCGGCACAACTTGCTACCTTTCCTTTGTGTTTGCTTTACTTTCATCAGTTTCCAAATTATTTTCTGTTGGCAAATATTGTAGCTGTTCCGCTCTCAGGTTTGGTAATATACCTTGGACTTGCGGCTTTAGCGTTGAGTGCCGTCCCTGTGCTGTCAGCCCTTATTTCAAAAGCGCTGGTGTTTTCATTAAAATTGCTTAATGGTTCTGTAGATTTTATTGAAAAACTTCCTTATTCTGTCTCCGATGCAATTTACATATCGTTTGCAGGAATGATACTGATTTATCTCTTGATTATCATGTTGTCTTTTTTTCTCTATAAAAAAAGCGGAAAAGCATTCTCAGGCTCTTTGGCTGTGTTGTTCATTTTGCTCATATTTGTTTCTTTCCGCCAGGCACATTCACTGGAACAGAAATTGATTGTAGTTTACAATATCAACAAACATACTGCTGTGGATTTTGTTGATGGCCAAAGATGTTTTTTCGTTGGAGATTCCCTCTTACTGAACGATGCAAAAAAACAGGCGTTTCATATTTACAATGAAAGGGTGCACCTAAAGGTTGATGAGGTAACACCCATTATGCTGAATGCTTCATACGAAGATTCAAAGAAAAATACTTTTTATAAAAAAGCCGGTTTTGTTTATTTTGCAGGGAAAAAGCTTGGTTTTATTAGCAAGACGGTTTTTAACACTAAGCTCATAACGCTTGATTATTTGCTTCTGCTGCAGAATGTGGATATGAAAATTGAAGACATTATGAAGCAATATAAATTTAAGCTTCTCATTATGGATGCTTCAAATTCAGTAAGAAATATTGAAAAATGGATACAGGAATGTAACAACCTGGGTATTCCATATTATGTAACAAGAAGGGCAGGAGCGTGGATTGAAAATGTTAACCATTCGAACAAATGA